Proteins encoded within one genomic window of Solibaculum mannosilyticum:
- a CDS encoding DUF5720 family protein — translation MPERKTVGQLMEEMRLKAGAQNYHGHEYMDLERFAEDTRHMIIFDVLTHDSPVGWKGERTRLFLTEAGYQKSLENQEKGHIKILSHAKVRQGHLYYDRSDQLR, via the coding sequence ATGCCTGAGCGTAAGACCGTGGGCCAGCTGATGGAGGAAATGCGGCTCAAGGCCGGGGCGCAGAACTACCACGGCCATGAGTACATGGATTTGGAGCGGTTTGCCGAGGACACCCGGCACATGATTATCTTCGATGTGCTGACCCACGATTCGCCGGTGGGCTGGAAAGGCGAACGGACCCGCCTGTTTCTGACGGAGGCCGGATACCAGAAAAGCCTGGAGAACCAGGAAAAGGGCCACATCAAGATTCTCAGCCATGCCAAGGTGCGCCAGGGACATCTGTACTATGACCGCTCCGATCAGCTGCGTTGA
- a CDS encoding ParB/RepB/Spo0J family partition protein: MKSSAKKVELAPYDDLFSTEESRQDAKLEKIQEIPLSELHPFKGHPFKVKDDEAMMETADSVRQYGVLVPAIARPDPEGGYELVAGHRRHRASELAEKETMPVIVRDLDDDAATIIMVDSNLQRESLLPSERAFAYKMKLEAMKHQGARGDLTSSQLGTKLRADELLAQQAGSSRNQVQRYIRLTELIPELLDMVDEKKIALNPAYELSFLKKEEQRDLLDAMDSEQATPSLSQAQRLKKYSQEGHLTLDMMRVIMGEEKKSDLDKVTFTSDTLRKYFPKSYTPQRMQETIIKLLEAWQKKRQRDQER, from the coding sequence TTGAAAAGCAGCGCGAAAAAAGTAGAGCTGGCTCCATACGATGATTTGTTTTCCACCGAGGAAAGCCGCCAGGATGCCAAGCTGGAGAAGATACAGGAAATTCCGCTGTCTGAGCTGCACCCATTTAAGGGGCATCCCTTCAAAGTCAAGGATGACGAGGCCATGATGGAGACCGCCGACAGCGTTCGGCAGTATGGTGTTCTGGTTCCGGCGATCGCCCGCCCGGACCCGGAGGGCGGCTATGAGCTGGTTGCCGGTCACAGGCGGCACCGGGCCAGTGAGCTGGCCGAGAAAGAAACCATGCCTGTCATTGTCCGAGACCTGGACGATGATGCTGCCACTATCATCATGGTGGACAGCAACTTACAACGTGAAAGCCTGCTCCCCAGCGAAAGGGCCTTTGCTTACAAGATGAAGCTGGAGGCTATGAAACACCAAGGCGCACGGGGGGACTTAACTTCGTCCCAACTTGGGACGAAGTTGCGTGCAGATGAATTGTTGGCGCAGCAGGCTGGTTCGAGTAGGAACCAGGTGCAGCGCTATATCCGCCTGACGGAGCTGATTCCCGAACTGCTGGATATGGTCGATGAAAAGAAAATCGCCCTCAATCCGGCTTATGAGCTGTCCTTTCTCAAAAAAGAAGAACAGCGGGATTTGCTGGACGCGATGGACAGCGAACAGGCTACCCCCTCTCTCTCCCAGGCTCAGCGACTCAAGAAATACAGCCAGGAGGGACATCTGACCCTCGATATGATGCGCGTCATCATGGGTGAGGAAAAGAAAAGTGATCTCGACAAAGTGACTTTCACCTCCGACACCCTGCGGAAGTATTTCCCCAAAAGCTATACGCCCCAGCGGATGCAGGAAACCATTATCAAACTGCTGGAGGCGTGGCAGAAGAAGCGCCAGAGAGACCAGGAACGATGA
- a CDS encoding DUF5720 family protein produces the protein MRDISARELKGHNILAVERFQDSTRWMIEFSVQRPCSYGCPGDDMRLFLTEDGYQAALVSQKRREIKIKRYARVIEGHVLDFKPDKRRRHP, from the coding sequence ATGAGGGATATTTCAGCCCGTGAGCTGAAAGGACACAATATCTTGGCCGTAGAGCGTTTTCAGGACAGCACCCGCTGGATGATCGAGTTTTCCGTTCAGCGCCCTTGTTCCTACGGCTGCCCCGGCGATGATATGCGGCTGTTTCTTACGGAGGACGGGTATCAGGCCGCCCTCGTAAGCCAGAAGCGTCGGGAAATCAAAATCAAGCGGTATGCCCGTGTGATCGAGGGCCATGTGCTCGACTTCAAACCGGACAAGCGCCGCCGCCACCCGTAA
- a CDS encoding ParA family protein, with protein MNTQIIAIANQKGGVGKTTTCANLGIGLAQAGKKVLLIDGDPQGSLTISLGHPQPDKLPFTLSDAMGRILMDEPLRPGEGILHHPEGVDLMPADIQLSGMEVSLVNAMSRETILRQYLDTLKGQYSHILIDCQPSLGMLTVNALAAANRVIIPVQAEYLPAKGLEQLLQTVNKVKRQINPKLQIDGILLTMVDNRTNFAKEIAALLRETYGSKIKVFGTEIPHSVRAKEISAEGKSIFAHDPNGKVAEGYKNLTKEVIKLEKQREKSRAGSIR; from the coding sequence TTGAACACGCAAATCATCGCCATCGCCAATCAGAAAGGCGGCGTTGGCAAGACAACCACCTGCGCGAACCTGGGGATTGGGCTGGCGCAGGCCGGAAAGAAAGTGCTGCTGATCGACGGGGACCCGCAAGGCAGCCTGACCATCAGCCTGGGCCACCCCCAGCCGGACAAGCTGCCCTTTACCCTGTCCGACGCGATGGGCCGTATCCTGATGGACGAGCCGCTGCGCCCCGGCGAGGGTATCCTGCACCACCCGGAGGGCGTTGACCTGATGCCCGCAGACATCCAGCTCTCCGGCATGGAGGTCTCCCTGGTGAACGCCATGAGCCGAGAGACCATCCTGCGGCAGTATCTGGACACGCTCAAGGGACAGTATTCCCATATCCTGATTGACTGCCAGCCATCCCTGGGTATGCTCACGGTCAACGCCCTGGCCGCCGCCAACAGGGTCATAATCCCCGTTCAGGCGGAGTACCTGCCCGCCAAGGGCCTGGAACAGCTGCTCCAGACCGTAAACAAGGTGAAGCGGCAGATCAACCCCAAGCTCCAGATCGACGGCATATTGCTGACGATGGTGGACAACCGCACCAACTTCGCCAAGGAGATTGCCGCCCTGCTGCGGGAGACCTATGGCAGCAAAATCAAGGTGTTCGGCACCGAGATTCCCCATTCTGTCCGGGCAAAGGAGATCAGCGCCGAGGGCAAAAGCATTTTTGCCCATGACCCTAATGGCAAGGTGGCCGAGGGCTATAAGAATCTGACCAAGGAGGTGATAAAACTTGAAAAGCAGCGCGAAAAAAGTAGAGCTGGCTCCATACGATGA
- a CDS encoding VirD4-like conjugal transfer protein, CD1115 family, giving the protein MKKQLDIKKLLLLNMPYILMGLFATNFGEGWRMAVGADASAKMLSFFSTLPVALASWWPSLHPLDLLVGLCCGAGLRLAVYLKSKNAKKYRHGMEYGSARWGTHEDIAPYIDPVFQNNVILTKTESLTMNSRPKDPKTARNKNVLVIGGSGSGKTRFWLKPNLMQMHSSYVVTDPKGTILVECGKMLQRGTPKLGKDGKPMKDKHGKDIYEPYRIKVLNTINFKKSMHYNPFAYIHSEKDILKLVTTLIANTKGEGKAGDDFWVKAETLLYCALIGYIHYEAPVEEQNFSTLIEFINAMEVREDDEEFKNPVDLMFDALEAEKPNHFAVRQYKKYKLAAGKTAKSILISCGARLAVFDIAELREVTAYDELELDTLGDRKTALFLIMSDTDDSFNFLISMCYTQLFNLLCEKADDVYGGRLPVHVRCLIDEAANIGQIPRLEKLVATIRSREISACLVLQAQSQLKAIYKDNADTIIGNMDTSIFLGGKEPTTLKELAAVLGKETIDTYNTGESRGRETSHSLNYQKLGKELMSQDELAVMDGGKCILQLRGVRPFLSDKYDITKHPNYPYTADADPKNAFDIEAFLSTRLKLKPNEVYDVYEVDAEGV; this is encoded by the coding sequence ATGAAAAAGCAACTTGACATCAAAAAGCTCCTTTTGCTGAATATGCCCTATATCCTGATGGGGCTGTTCGCAACCAACTTCGGTGAAGGATGGCGGATGGCCGTGGGTGCGGACGCTTCGGCAAAAATGCTTTCGTTCTTCTCCACGCTGCCGGTGGCGCTGGCCAGCTGGTGGCCCAGCCTGCACCCTTTGGACCTGCTGGTGGGGCTGTGCTGCGGCGCTGGCCTGCGATTGGCCGTGTATCTCAAAAGCAAGAACGCCAAGAAGTACCGGCACGGTATGGAGTATGGCAGCGCCCGCTGGGGCACCCATGAGGACATCGCACCCTACATCGACCCGGTGTTCCAGAACAATGTGATTCTGACTAAAACCGAGAGCCTGACCATGAACAGCCGCCCCAAGGACCCCAAGACCGCCAGAAACAAAAATGTGCTGGTGATCGGTGGCTCCGGTTCCGGCAAGACCCGCTTCTGGCTGAAACCGAACCTGATGCAGATGCACAGCTCCTATGTGGTGACAGACCCAAAAGGCACCATCCTGGTGGAGTGCGGCAAAATGCTTCAGCGCGGCACACCCAAGCTGGGCAAGGACGGCAAGCCCATGAAGGATAAGCACGGCAAGGACATCTATGAGCCTTATCGGATCAAAGTCCTCAATACCATCAACTTCAAGAAGTCCATGCACTATAATCCCTTTGCCTACATCCACTCCGAAAAGGACATCTTGAAACTGGTCACGACGCTGATCGCCAACACCAAGGGCGAGGGCAAGGCCGGGGACGATTTTTGGGTTAAGGCCGAGACGCTTTTGTACTGCGCCCTCATTGGGTATATCCACTACGAGGCCCCGGTGGAGGAACAGAATTTCTCCACCCTCATCGAGTTCATCAACGCGATGGAGGTCCGGGAGGATGACGAGGAGTTCAAGAACCCCGTGGACCTGATGTTTGACGCGCTGGAGGCAGAGAAGCCCAACCACTTCGCCGTCCGTCAGTACAAAAAGTACAAGCTGGCTGCGGGCAAAACCGCAAAATCCATCCTGATTTCCTGCGGTGCGCGCCTTGCCGTGTTCGACATCGCGGAGCTGCGGGAGGTCACGGCCTACGACGAGCTGGAGCTGGATACCCTGGGAGACCGGAAAACCGCCTTGTTCTTGATTATGAGCGACACGGACGATAGCTTTAACTTCCTGATCTCCATGTGCTACACCCAGCTGTTCAATCTGCTCTGCGAAAAAGCGGACGATGTGTACGGCGGGCGGCTGCCGGTCCATGTGCGGTGCCTCATTGACGAGGCCGCCAATATTGGACAGATCCCTCGGCTGGAAAAGCTGGTTGCCACCATCCGAAGCCGTGAGATTTCCGCCTGCCTGGTGCTGCAAGCACAGTCCCAGCTCAAAGCTATCTACAAGGACAACGCCGATACCATCATCGGCAACATGGATACCTCCATCTTCCTGGGCGGCAAAGAGCCGACAACCCTCAAGGAGCTGGCCGCCGTGCTGGGCAAGGAGACCATCGACACCTACAACACCGGCGAGAGCCGGGGCCGCGAGACATCCCATTCTCTTAACTACCAAAAGCTCGGCAAAGAGCTTATGAGCCAGGATGAACTGGCCGTCATGGACGGCGGCAAGTGTATCCTCCAGCTGCGCGGTGTGCGGCCTTTCCTCTCGGACAAGTACGACATCACCAAGCACCCCAATTACCCGTACACCGCCGACGCGGACCCCAAGAACGCCTTTGACATCGAGGCGTTCCTGTCCACCCGGCTCAAGCTCAAGCCCAACGAGGTCTACGATGTGTATGAAGTAGACGCAGAGGGCGTGTAA
- a CDS encoding PcfB family protein produces MQEEVENRTLTLVVSGTKFTGRLFKAAITKYLAHRKEKKLQKQKSRDTPVIPHGKQTVKQLIGQNQGVSNIEITDPSIKEFEKIARKYGVDYAVKKDRSSSPPKYLIFFKGRDADALTAAFTEYTGKKVRKAQKTERPSVLAKLSQFKELVKHAVVDRNKRKELER; encoded by the coding sequence ATGCAGGAGGAAGTGGAAAACAGGACTTTGACGCTGGTAGTCAGCGGAACAAAGTTTACCGGGCGGCTGTTTAAGGCCGCCATCACCAAGTACCTTGCCCACCGCAAGGAAAAGAAGCTGCAAAAGCAGAAAAGCCGGGATACCCCCGTGATTCCCCACGGCAAACAGACGGTGAAGCAGCTGATCGGCCAGAATCAGGGCGTTTCCAACATCGAGATCACCGACCCCTCCATCAAGGAGTTTGAAAAGATCGCCCGGAAATACGGCGTTGACTATGCGGTGAAGAAGGACCGCAGCAGCTCCCCGCCCAAGTACCTGATCTTTTTCAAAGGCCGCGATGCGGATGCCCTGACCGCTGCCTTTACCGAGTACACCGGCAAGAAGGTCAGAAAGGCGCAGAAAACAGAGCGTCCGTCCGTGCTGGCAAAGCTGAGCCAGTTCAAAGAGCTGGTGAAACACGCCGTTGTGGACCGGAACAAGCGGAAGGAGCTGGAACGATGA
- a CDS encoding DUF6017 domain-containing protein, whose translation MAVFRIERTKDYTVMSNHHLRNHELSLKAKGLLSMMLSLPDDWNYTTRGLAKICKEGVDAIGSALRELETAGYIVRNQLRDQQGRISDTEYVIYEKPQPRQPETPRPDTAVPDTASPDTENPYLDKPDTEKPAELNIEKPNTQKQNTHGASTDSIPFRETAAAQLPERKGRDAMSVSEIENYRELILENIEYDYLCREFSTYREDLDEIVELMVETVCAKRKTTRIAGSDFPHEVVRSRFLKLDSEHIRFVMDGMQKNTTEVRNMKQYLLAVLFNAPTTISNHYTVQVNHDMNAGGW comes from the coding sequence ATGGCCGTTTTTCGCATTGAACGGACCAAAGATTATACCGTGATGAGCAATCATCACCTGCGGAACCACGAACTATCCCTCAAGGCAAAGGGGCTTCTTTCCATGATGTTATCCCTGCCTGATGACTGGAACTATACTACCCGTGGACTTGCGAAAATCTGCAAGGAGGGCGTTGATGCCATCGGCAGTGCGCTGCGGGAGTTGGAAACCGCCGGTTACATCGTGCGGAACCAGCTGCGGGACCAACAAGGCCGGATCAGCGACACCGAGTATGTGATTTATGAGAAACCTCAGCCCAGGCAGCCAGAAACGCCAAGGCCGGATACGGCTGTACCAGATACGGCTTCACCAGATACGGAAAACCCGTATCTGGATAAACCGGATACGGAAAAGCCCGCAGAATTAAATATAGAGAAACCAAATACTCAAAAACAAAATACTCATGGAGCAAGTACCGATTCCATTCCCTTCCGGGAAACAGCGGCAGCACAGCTGCCGGAACGGAAAGGAAGGGATGCGATGTCTGTCTCAGAGATAGAAAATTATCGGGAATTGATTCTGGAGAACATCGAGTATGACTATCTGTGCAGAGAGTTTTCGACCTACCGTGAGGACCTGGACGAGATTGTGGAGCTGATGGTGGAGACCGTTTGTGCCAAACGTAAAACCACTCGGATCGCTGGCAGCGACTTTCCCCATGAAGTCGTGCGCTCCCGGTTCTTGAAGCTGGATAGCGAGCATATCCGATTTGTCATGGACGGTATGCAGAAAAACACCACGGAGGTCCGCAATATGAAACAGTATTTGCTTGCAGTGCTGTTCAACGCGCCCACCACGATCAGCAATCACTACACCGTACAAGTCAATCACGATATGAACGCAGGCGGCTGGTAA